One Xiphophorus maculatus strain JP 163 A chromosome 10, X_maculatus-5.0-male, whole genome shotgun sequence genomic region harbors:
- the phkg2 gene encoding phosphorylase b kinase gamma catalytic chain, liver/testis isoform, whose translation MTKDIVLGDELPDWVGAKEFYQKYDPKEVIGRGVSSVVRRCVHRHTGQELAVKIIEITAEKMTVQQLEEVKSSTLKEIQVLNMVKGHSSIITLIDSYESTTFIFLVFDLMRRGELFDYLTEKVTLSEKETRSIMRALLEAVQYLHSLSIVHRDLKPENILLDDHGHIKLSDFGFSVQLQPGEKLRELCGTPGYLAPEILKCSMDEMHPGYGKEVDLWACGVILFTLLAGSPPFWHRKQMLMLRMIMEGRYQFSSPEWDDRSDTVKDLISRLLVVDPAARLTAEQALAHSFFRLYQKEDVHLFSPRKTFRVLIVSVLACIRMYSRYRRARPLTREVLARDPYSLRGVRKLIDGCAFRIYGHWVKKGEQQNRAALFQNTAKIVLLGLEDFET comes from the exons ATGACCAAGGACATCGTTCTTGGAGATGAATTACCTGACTGGGTTGGAGCGAAGGAGTTCTACCAGAAGTACGACCCCAAAGAGGTGATCGGCCG GGGGGTGAGCAGCGTGGTGAGGCGGTGTGTGCACCGACACACCGGCCAGGAGCTGGCCGTGAAGATCATCGAGATCACAGCCGAGAAGATGACGgtccagcagctggaggaggtgAAGAGCTCCACCCTGAAGGAGATCCAGGTCCTCAACATGGTGAAGGGCCATTCCTCCATCA TCACCCTGATTGATTCCTACGAGTCCACAACGTTCATATTTTTAGTGTTTGACCT AATGCGGAGAGGAGAGCTGTTCGACTACCTCACAGAAAAAGTGACTCTGAGTGAGAAGGAGACCAG GAGCATCATGCGCGCCCTGCTGGAGGCGGTGCAGTACCTGCACTCCCTCAGCATCGTCCACCGGGACCTGAAGCCGGAGAACATCCTGCTGGACGATCACGGACACATCAAGCTGTCCGACTTCGGCTTCTctgtgcagctgcagcctgGAGAGAAGCTCAGAG AGCTCTGTGGAACACCTGGATACCTGGCGCCTGAAATACTGAAATGCTCCATGGATGAGATGCATCCAGGCTACGGGAAGGAGGTGGACCT CTGGGCCTGCGGCGTCATCCTCTTCACGCTGCTGGCCGGCTCGCCTCCGTTTTGGCACCGGAAGCAGATGCTGATGCTGAGGATGATCATGGAGGGCCGGTACCAGTTCAGCTCCCCCGAGTGGGACGACAGATCCGACACCGTGAAGGACCTG ATCTCCAGGCTGCTGGTGGTGGACCCGGCGGCCCGGCTCACTGCAGAGCAGGCGCTGGCTCACTCCTTCTTCAGGCTGTACCAGAAGGAAGACGTCCATCTCTTCAGTCCCAGGAAGACGTTCAGG GTTCTGATCGTGAGCGTTCTGGCCTGCATCAGGATGTACAGCCGGTATCGCCGGGCCCGACCTCTGACCCGGGAGGTTCTGGCCAGAGACCCGTACTCGCTCCGCGGCGTGCGGAAGCTCATCGATGGCTGCGCCTTCCGGATCTACGGCCACTGGGTGAAGAAGGGCGAGCAGCAGAACCGGGCCGCTCTGTTCCAGAACACGGCCAAGATCGTCCTGCTGGGCCTGGAGGACTTTGAGACGTAG
- the ccdc189 gene encoding coiled-coil domain-containing protein 189 isoform X1, which yields MDTNIKVPRDLIAKLLLWTDISFHDMEVIDQIQSVPDLESALCSVLAVDLPEPKKGVLLELYVQTVLFCRQQGFSKEQTSALVSIIKSIHEANIETPLNNSEHCYKYCNDLLLCHSVRRPPFSVKLFSLEEANCVLNYIQDHYLQHNKLYKYIFTPQVKLDLFLTYSGKGGEGLAADESAAQADDSSEAQKTSAMEEETAEASVDLKALVEQEVKEQMEQVSKQLDQRIKETASEQSSRAQSAKPGKKGKK from the exons atggacaCTAATATTAAG GTACCTCGGGACCTGATAGCAAAGTTGTTGCTATG GACAGACATCAGCTTCCACGACATGGAGGTCATTGACCAAATTCAGTCCGTTCCTGATCTGGAAAG CGCCCTGTGCAGCGTGTTGGCTGTCGACCTCCCAGAGCCAAAGAAAGGAGTCCTGCTGGAGCTGTACGTCCAAACGGTGCTTTTCTGCAGGCAGCAGGGCTTCAGTAAGGAACAGACGTCTGCACTGGTTTCCATCATCAAGTCCATCCATGAGGCCAACATTG AAACTCCTCTCAACAACTCTGAGCATTGTTACAAATACTGCAACGATCTTCTGCTGTGTCACTCGGTCAGG AGACCTCCCTTCAGCGTCAAGCTGTTCAGCCTGGAGGAGGCCAACTGCGTTTTAAATTACATCCAGGACCATTACCTGCAGCACAACAAACTCTACAAGTACATATTCACCCCGCAG GTAaaacttgatttgtttttaacttattCTGGGAAGGGAGGAGAAGGACTGGCTGCAGACGAATCCGCTGCACAAG CAGATGATTCTTCTGAGGCACAGAAAACTTCGGCCATGGAGGAAGAAACTGCAGAAG CCTCCGTGGACCTGAAGGCCCTGGTGGAGCAGGAGGTCAAGGAGCAGATGGAGCAGGTGTCCAAGCAACTGGACCAGCGCATCAAAGAGACGGCGTctgagcagagcagcagagccCAGTCCGCCAAACCCGGCaagaaaggcaaaaaataa
- the ccdc189 gene encoding coiled-coil domain-containing protein 189 isoform X3: MMMISPGVCWPSCGPAADTSAPCAACWLSTSQSQRKESCWSCTSKRCFSAGSRASVRNRRLHWFPSSSPSMRPTLRPPFSVKLFSLEEANCVLNYIQDHYLQHNKLYKYIFTPQVKLDLFLTYSGKGGEGLAADESAAQADDSSEAQKTSAMEEETAEASVDLKALVEQEVKEQMEQVSKQLDQRIKETASEQSSRAQSAKPGKKGKK; encoded by the exons atgatgatgatctCACCCGGTGTTTGTTGGCCATCTTGTGGACCTGCAGCTGATACATCAG CGCCCTGTGCAGCGTGTTGGCTGTCGACCTCCCAGAGCCAAAGAAAGGAGTCCTGCTGGAGCTGTACGTCCAAACGGTGCTTTTCTGCAGGCAGCAGGGCTTCAGTAAGGAACAGACGTCTGCACTGGTTTCCATCATCAAGTCCATCCATGAGGCCAACATTG AGACCTCCCTTCAGCGTCAAGCTGTTCAGCCTGGAGGAGGCCAACTGCGTTTTAAATTACATCCAGGACCATTACCTGCAGCACAACAAACTCTACAAGTACATATTCACCCCGCAG GTAaaacttgatttgtttttaacttattCTGGGAAGGGAGGAGAAGGACTGGCTGCAGACGAATCCGCTGCACAAG CAGATGATTCTTCTGAGGCACAGAAAACTTCGGCCATGGAGGAAGAAACTGCAGAAG CCTCCGTGGACCTGAAGGCCCTGGTGGAGCAGGAGGTCAAGGAGCAGATGGAGCAGGTGTCCAAGCAACTGGACCAGCGCATCAAAGAGACGGCGTctgagcagagcagcagagccCAGTCCGCCAAACCCGGCaagaaaggcaaaaaataa
- the ccdc189 gene encoding coiled-coil domain-containing protein 189 isoform X2, with protein sequence MEVIDQIQSVPDLESALCSVLAVDLPEPKKGVLLELYVQTVLFCRQQGFSKEQTSALVSIIKSIHEANIETPLNNSEHCYKYCNDLLLCHSVRRPPFSVKLFSLEEANCVLNYIQDHYLQHNKLYKYIFTPQVKLDLFLTYSGKGGEGLAADESAAQADDSSEAQKTSAMEEETAEASVDLKALVEQEVKEQMEQVSKQLDQRIKETASEQSSRAQSAKPGKKGKK encoded by the exons ATGGAGGTCATTGACCAAATTCAGTCCGTTCCTGATCTGGAAAG CGCCCTGTGCAGCGTGTTGGCTGTCGACCTCCCAGAGCCAAAGAAAGGAGTCCTGCTGGAGCTGTACGTCCAAACGGTGCTTTTCTGCAGGCAGCAGGGCTTCAGTAAGGAACAGACGTCTGCACTGGTTTCCATCATCAAGTCCATCCATGAGGCCAACATTG AAACTCCTCTCAACAACTCTGAGCATTGTTACAAATACTGCAACGATCTTCTGCTGTGTCACTCGGTCAGG AGACCTCCCTTCAGCGTCAAGCTGTTCAGCCTGGAGGAGGCCAACTGCGTTTTAAATTACATCCAGGACCATTACCTGCAGCACAACAAACTCTACAAGTACATATTCACCCCGCAG GTAaaacttgatttgtttttaacttattCTGGGAAGGGAGGAGAAGGACTGGCTGCAGACGAATCCGCTGCACAAG CAGATGATTCTTCTGAGGCACAGAAAACTTCGGCCATGGAGGAAGAAACTGCAGAAG CCTCCGTGGACCTGAAGGCCCTGGTGGAGCAGGAGGTCAAGGAGCAGATGGAGCAGGTGTCCAAGCAACTGGACCAGCGCATCAAAGAGACGGCGTctgagcagagcagcagagccCAGTCCGCCAAACCCGGCaagaaaggcaaaaaataa
- the LOC102218702 gene encoding interleukin-21 receptor-like translates to MMTMERRPPLRMKLLILTLLRSTWLLGDPAADADYNLDCVNDYLFTLNCSLNASPAASNKTYWLKVTSDLDQTEYKCLLKNTTAGFFCSLDRSLRPDDDETERFSDDEYFEISLCENHKEICELLEENYEPELHIKPSAPCCLEVSHNSTRHHFTWKSTYESYTDTALGEYLMYQLQVHKMANKHRLKARNISITTTHFVEDQHFEPGTEYAAQVRSSPNQRHYQGQWSDWSSAVQWRTEPAADVFKENGFIFNLPVTFGLLCALVVLVLVCYGSVRKWKRSTFIPTPAPYFHSLYKDCQGDFKSWVVTQENAADVLKPEEALRIDSLVECMPVQDFQFHQYPAQFQQHFMENRVYSNMSSVDVLSMRESVCGCAAPLLDQRGSVNILSGYCQSCSPAQDSGCWLCSDTSLEKESSWYCNQYCTLSCLQQAGCGAAGCHGDLKAHPRFSDAGMEA, encoded by the exons ATGATGACGATGGAGCGCCGGCCTCCTCTGAGGATGAAGCTGCTGATCCTGACTCTCCTCCGCTCCACCTGGTTGCTAGGAGACCCAGCTGCAG ACGCAGATTATAATCTGGATTGTGTGAACGATTATCTGTTCACCCTCAACTGTTCCCTGAACGCCTCACCAGCAGCCAGCAACAAAACCTACTGGCTGAAAGTCACCAGCGATTTGGACCA GACGGAGTATAAATGTCTGCTGAAAAACACGACGGCCGGCTTCTTCTGTTCCCTCGACAGATCCCTGAGGCCCGACGACGACGAGACGGAAAGATTTTCAGACGatgaatattttgaaatttctttgtgtgaaaaccacaaagaaatcTGTGAGTTACTGGAGGAAAATTATGAGCCAGAGTTACACA TCAAGcccagcgccccctgctgcctGGAGGTCAGTCACAACTCCACCCGACACCACTTCACCTGGAAAAGCACCTACGAGAGTTACACCGACACGGCGCTGGGAGAATACCTGATGTATCAGCTGCAGGTCCACAAGATGGCCAACAAACACCGG CTAAAAGCTCGTAACATCAGCATCACCACGACACACTTTGTGGAAGACCAGCACTTTGAGCCCGGCACCGAGTACGCTGCACAAGTGCGGTCTAGTCCAAACCAGCGTCACTACCAGGGCCAGTGGAGCGACTGGTCCTCTGCGGTTCAGTGGAGGACGGAGCCGGCCGCCGACG tttttaagGAAAACGGATTCATTTTTAACCTGCCTGTGACGTTCGGCCTGTTATGTGCTCTGGTGGTTCTGGTGCTGGTTTGCTACGGTTCAGTCAGAAA GTGGAAGCGCAGCACCTTCATCCCAACTCCTGCTCCGTATTTCCACAGCCTGTACAAAGACTGCCAGGGAGACTTTAAG AGCTGGGTGGTCACGCAGGAAAACGCGGCCGACGTGCTGAAACCAGAGGAGGCGCTGCGGATCGACAGCCTGGTGGAGTGCATGCCGGTCCAGGACTTCCAGTTCCACCAGTACCCGGCCCAGTTCCAGCAGCACTTCATGGAGAACCGGGTCTACAGCAACATGTCATCAGTGGACGTCCTGAGCATGCGGGAGTCGGTCTGCGGCTGCGCGGCCCCGCTGCTGGACCAGCGCGGGTCGGTGAACATCCTGAGCGGCTACTGCCAGTCCTGCAGCCCGGCGCAGGACTCCGGCTGCTGGCTCTGCAGCGACACCTCCCTGGAGAAGGAGTCGTCCTGGTACTGCAACCAGTACTGCACGCTGAGCTGCCTGCAGCAGGCTGGCTGCGGCGCGGCgggttgccatggagacctGAAGGCCCACCCGCGCTTCTCCGACGCTGGGATGGAGGCATAA